The DNA sequence CCTGTGTCAGTGTCTCCACCTAGTGGCCTGTTCAGTATCGTGGATTCACCCCTGTGTCAGTGTCTCCACCTAGTGGCCTGTTCAGTATCGTGGATTCATCCCTGTGTCAATGTCTCCACCTAGTGGCCTGTTCAGTATCGTGGATTCATCCCTGTGTCAGTAACTCCACCTAGTGGCCTGTTCAGTATCGTGGATTCATCCCTGTGTCAGTGTCTCATACAATACAAGACAGGAATAACGTTACAAGTTACAGAGTTAGTCTTTAATGGAATGTCAATGACACTTTAGACAGAAAAACAGATTCAACATTTATCTATGTAAATCAATGCCCTAATCGTCTGGAGTAAATCCACTGACGTGACACAGCTGGAGCTAACGAGCGACAGAGACAATGTCAAAGTGGTTAATTAAGGAGATGTGACATTGCCTTTCCAACACTCTGGTAAAAAGTGCACCTCACcagagctatatatatatatatcctctaTGGTGTCTGACCCACATGGCACCCCGAACCCATGGGTTCTACTACTAGTAACACAGAGAGTTAAACAGTCTGGAGAGATTGGAGATATCTACGACTGACTGTGGCCAGTAGTTCAAATTAAGTGAGTTGAGCTGGTCTGGGGTCAGTGAGTTGAGCTGGTCTGGGGTCAGTGAGTTGAGCTGGTCTGGGGTCAGTGAGTTGAGCTGTTCTGGGGTCAGTGAGTTGAGCTGATCTGGGGTCAGTGAGTTGAGCTGGTCTGGGGTCAGTGAGTTGAGCTGATACAACATGTGGTCAGGGGTCAGTGTGTTGAGCTGGTCTGGGGTCAGTGAGTTGAGCTGGTCTGGGGTAAGTTGAGCTGAGCTGGTCTGGGGTCAGTTGAGCTGATACAACATGTGGTCTGGGGTCAGTGAGTTGAGCTGGTCTGGGGTCAGTGTGTTTAATTACTTGTTAGtattatctcttattcttatccatatgttttaaactgcactgttggttaggggctcgtaagtaagcatttcactgttaggtctacacctgttgtattcagcgcatgtaacTAATATCATTTCATTGGCTGTCAGGTACAATATGATTGGCTGTCAGGTGCAATATGATTGGCTCTATTCAGTGCATCTCCATCTGTAACGTTGTGAATGTTTCACCTTACTGAACCCTGGTCCCACAGATCCAGCAGCATAGCCTGCTCTGATTGGTCCAGCATGGTGTATGGCCTTCTCCTATTGGTGCTCCTTGAGGAACTCCTTCATGTAATTGGCCAGAGCCTGAGCGTCTTCCACTGTCACAGCGTTGTAGAGAGACGCACGTATTCCTCCCACTGACCTGTAGGGGGAGACACAAACACCATGAGCAAGTAGAGACagatcgacagacagacagacagaaatggttagggttaaacagacagacagacagggttagacagacagacagggttagacagacagacagacaggattagggttagacagacagacagacagggttaaacagacagacagggttagggttacacagacagggttaaacagacagacagggttagggttagacagacagacagggttagggttaaacagacagacagggttagggttaaacagacagacagacagatttagggttaaacagacagacagacagggttagggttagacagacagacagacagggttagggttaaacagacagacagggttagggttagacaggcagacagggttagacagacagggttaaacagacagacagggttagggttaaacagacagacagggttagggttagacagacagacagggttagggttagacagacagacagggttagggttagacagacagacagggttagggttaaacagacagacagacagggttagggttagacagacagggttaaacagacagacagggttagggttagatagacagggttagggttagacagacagacagggttagggttaaacagacagacagacagggttagggttaaacagacagacagacagggttaaacagacagacagggttagggttaaacagacagacagggttagggttaaacagacagacagggttagggttagacagacagacagggttagacagacaggGTCTAAAAGGGGAGGTCACCATTCTGGTAGTACTTGTtgacagggttagacagacaggGTCTAAAAGGGGAGGTCACCATTCTGGTAGTACTTGTtgacagggttagacagacaggGTCTAAAAGGGGAGGTCACCATTCTGTTAGTACTTGTTGACAGGGTTAGACAGATAGGGTCTAAAAGGGGAGGTCACCATTCTGTTAGTACTTGTTGACAgggttaaacagacagacagggtctaaAAGGGGAGGTCACCATTCTGTTAGTACTTGTTgacagggttagtgttagacagaCAGGGTCTAAAAGGGGAGGTCACCATTCTGTTAGTACTTGTtgacagggttagacagacaggGTCTAAAAGGGGAGGTCACCATTCTGTTAGTACTTGTTGACAgggttaaacagacagacagggtctaaAAGGGGAGGTCACCATTCTGTTAGTACTTGTTGACAgggttaaacagacagacagggtctaaAAGGGGAGGTCACCATTCTGTTAGTACTTGTtgacagggttagacagacagacagggtctaaAAGGGGAGGTCACCATTCTGTTAGTACTTGTtgacagggttagacagacagacagacagggtctaaAAGGGGAGGTCACCATTCTGTTAGTACTTGTtgacagggttagacagacagacagacagggtctaaAAGGGGAGGTCACCATTCTGTTAGTACTTGTTgacagggttagtgttagacagaCAGGGTCTAAAAGGGGAGGTCACCATTCGGTTAGTACTTGAtgacagggttagacagacaggGTCTAAAAGGGGAGGTCACCATTCTGTTAGTACTTGTTGACAGGAGTAGTGTTAGACAGACAGTGTCCAAAAGGGGAGGTCACCATTCTGTTAGTACTTGTtgacagggttagacagacaggGTCTAAAAGGGGAGGTCACCATTCTGTTAGTACTTGTtgacagggttagacagacagacagggtctaaAAGGGGAGGTCACCATTCTGTTAGTACTTGTtgacagggttagacagacagacagacagggtctaaAAGGGGAGGTCACTATTCTGTTAGTACTTGTTGACAGGGTTAAACAGACCGACAGGGTCTAAAAGGGGAGGTCACCATTCTGTTAGTACTTGTtgacagggttagacagacagacagggtctaaAAGGGGAGGTCACCATTCTGTTAGTACTTGTtgacagggttagacagacaggGTCTAAAAGGGGAGGTCACCATTCTGTTAGTACTTGTTGACAgggttaaacagacagacagggtctaaAAGGGGAGGTCACCATTCTGTTAGTACTTGTtgacagggttagacagacaggGTCTAAAAGGGGAGGTCACCATTCTGTTAGTACTTGTTGACAgggttaaacagacagacagggtctaaAAGGGGAGGTCACCATTCTGTTAGTACTTGTtgacagggttagacagacagacagacagggtctaaAAGGGGAGGTCACCATTCTGTTAGTACTTGTtgacagggttagacagacagacagacagggtctaaAAGGGGAGGTCACCATTCTGTTAGTACTTGTTGACAGGGTTAAACAGACCGACAGGGTCTAAAAGGGGAGGTCACCATTCTGTTAGTACTTGTtgacagggttagacagacagacagggtctaaAAGGGGAGGTCACCATTCTGTTAGTACTTGTtgacagggttagacagacaggGTCTAAAAGGGGAGGTCACCATTCTGTTAGTACTTGTTGACAgggttaaacagacagacagggtctaaAAGGGGAGGTCACCATTCTGTTAGTACTTGTtgacagggttagacagacaggGTCTAAAAGGGGAGGTCACCATTCTGTTAGTACTTGTTGACAgggttaaacagacagacagggtctaaAAGGGGAGGTCACCATTCTGTTAGTACTTGTTGACAGGgttaaacagagagacagggtctAAAAGGGGAGGTCACCATTCTGTTAGTACTTGTtgacagggttagacagacagacagggtctaaAAGGGGAGGTCACCATTCTGTTAGTACTTGTtgacagggttagacagacagacagacagggtctaaAAGGGGAGGTCACCATTCTGTTAGTACTTGTtgacagggttagacagacagacagacagggtctaaAAGGGGAGGTCACGATTCTGTCAGTACTTGTTGACAGGGTTAGACAGACCGACAGGGTCTAAAAGGGGAGGTCACCATTCTGTTAGTACTTGTtgacagggttagacagacagacagggtctaaAAGGGGAGGTCACCATTCTGTTAGTACTTGTtgacagggttagacagacaggGTCTAAAAGGGGAGGTCACCATTCTGTTAGTACTTGTtgacagggttagacagacagacagggtctaaAAGGGGAGGTCACCATTCTGTTAGTACTTGTtgacagggttagacagacagacagggtctaaAAGGGGAGGTCACCATTCTGTTAGTACTTGTtgacagggttagacagacagacagggtctaaAAGGGGAGGTCACCATTCTGTTAGTACTTGTtgacagggttagacagacaggGTCTAAAAGGGGAGGTCACCATTCTGTTAGTACTTGTtgacagggttagacagacaggGTCTAAAAGGGGAGGTCACCATTCTGTTAGTACTTGTTGACAgggttaaacagacagacagggtctaaAAGGGGAGGTCACCATTCTGTTAGTACTTGTTGACAgggttaaacagacagacagggtctaaAAGGGGAGGTCACCATTCTGTTAGTACTTGTTgacagggttagtgttagacagaCAGGGTCTAAAAGGGGAGGTCACCATTCTGTTAGTACTTGTTgacagggttagtgttagacagaCAGGGTCTAAAAGGGGAGGTCACCATTCTGTTAGTACTTGTtgacagggttagacagacagacagggtctaaAAGGGGAGGTCACCATTCTGTTAGTACTTGTTgacagggttagtgttagacagaCAGGGCCTAAAAGGGGAGGTCACCATTCTGTTAGTACTTGTTGACAGGGATATGTTTCTTAATAACCTATTTGAAACAAGCCACTACACTTCATAATTATAATCAcatttcttattattattattattattcaggtTATTACTTATAAATATGAATAAAACAGGAATaaatgccaggttggagaggatctgttacaTTTTCATATCGACAACATTAACCGAGTCAACATGAAGATCTGCCGTCCTTGTCTGTTGGCTTTTatgcagactcactaaacagagaacatccctgcaaAACACTTCTCACAGATCCTATTTCACCGTCGCTGGGTTTTCTAACACTTTTCCAGAAATAGTCACATAACATCACAAACCGTGCTGCGGTCACTCCACCGTTCTTAAGAGATGCCGCCGTAATGAGATGTAATGCAAAGGAAGTGAAAACAGCCCCTTTACAAGATGACATCATGTCAAGAGCGTTGTAATTATTACTAAAGAGAGTCCAGTCTACTTGAGGAAACTTTGCGAACGGACATTTAAAGAAAATCAGAAAACTCCCCTTTAAAAAGGACCCGCCAATCAAAGCCAACAGCAGCGTTtaaggggtctaaggcactgcatccgcagtgttgaggcgtcactacagacccgggttcgatctcaGGCTGTGTCACACCCAGCCGTGAcagggagttccatagggcgacACACAACTGTTGTTGGAGCGTGACCCTGGCTATCCATCATTTTCATGGTGTCGTCTGGTTTGTTTcatttaaggaatttgaaatggtttacacttttacttttgagTCCATGTTAgcgattacatttacttttgatacttcagtatatttaaaaccaaatacttttggacttttactcaagtagtattttactgggtaagttccacttgagtcattttctattaaggtgtctttacttttactctaGTAGGACAGCTGGGTACTTTGTCCACCACTGTTTACATGGTTATTAAATGACACAAACACACCTTGAGCAGAGACACAGACGCAAGGCCCCCCTGACCCATCAGTCACACATGCacactgtgtgtgtacctgtgtgtgtgtgtgtgtgtgtgtacctgtgtgtgtgtgtgtgtacctgtgtgtgtgtgtgtacctgtgtgtgtgtgtgtgtacctgtgtttgtgtacctgtgtgtgtgtgtgtgtacctgtgtgtgtgtgtgtgtgcgtgcatgcgtgcgtgtgtgtacctgtgcccCTTCAGTGAGATCATCCCCAGTTTGGAGGCTCCATCCAGGAACTCCTTCTCCAGAGTTTCGTCACCCTGTTTCTTCCCCACGCGGAACGGAACGTTCATACGACTACGACACGCCACGTCCACCGgacacctaacacacacaccagttaccATGGAGACAGGCACGCTCACAGCATGTTACACAGGTATACACTTTACAAACTCCATCTCGTATACCGAACACCTTGTAACACTTTCCAATACACGGCAGTTACCATGGAGACAGGTTTGAGCCTACTCCTACTGAATGTTATTTTCTGTTCAGAATtcctctcgctcgctccctccctctccctccctctccccctccctccctccctctccctccctctctctccactctcttcccctccctccctctccactctctccctccctccctctccactctcttcccctccctccctctccactctctccctccctccctctccactctctctccctctccactttctccctcgcctctccccccccccaccccccactctctctccctctccactttctccctcgcctctcccccccccccccccccccccccctgaaaggATACTAACGTGTAGAAGTGGTTGGAGGAGTTGATGATATCATAGATCATACTGGACTTCTTCTTGTTGAGCGTTTCCATGGCGTCAACACCTCCGTTGTTCTTTATCCACTCCAGAACCAGACTCATGATGTagatactagagagagagagagagagagagatacactgagtatacaaaacattaggaacatcttcctaatattgagtttcaccctatcattttgccctcagaacagcctcaattcgtcaggtcatggactctacaggatgtcgaaagcgttccacagggatgctggcccatgttgagtccaatgcttcccacagttatgtcaagttggctggatgtcctttgggtagtggaccgttctagatacacacaggaaactaaaaaagacccagcagcgttgcagttcttgacacaaaccggtgcgcctggcaccttctaccataccccgttcaaagacacttaaatctaTTGGTCTtgccccattcaccctctgaatggcacacgaacacaatccatgtctcaattgtctcaaggcttaaaaatccttctttaaacctgtctcctccccttcatctacacagattgaagtTGACTTAACAAGTgagatcaataagggatcatagcttccacctggattcacctggtcagtctcatggaaagagcaggtgttcctaatatgtTGTATTATAGGGCCTATACTCTTTGTATTTTGGTTCTAAAACATCCAGAAAAAAACATCAAGggacatcataatcctactggaaacatggtgtcgtggagacatacagtggggcaaaaaagtatttagtcagccaccaattgtgcaagttctcccacttaaaaagatgagagaggcctgtaattttcatcataggtacacttcaactatgagacaaaatgagaaaaaaaatccagaaaatcacattgtaggatttttaatgaatttatttgcaaattatggtggaaaataagtatttggtcaataacaaaagtttctcaatactttgttatatatcctttgttggcaa is a window from the Oncorhynchus clarkii lewisi isolate Uvic-CL-2024 unplaced genomic scaffold, UVic_Ocla_1.0 unplaced_contig_9983_pilon_pilon, whole genome shotgun sequence genome containing:
- the LOC139396915 gene encoding phosphoserine aminotransferase-like — protein: IPDPSSWSLTPGSSYVYYCCNETVHGVEYNFIPETHGAVLVSDMSSNFLSRPVDVSKFGLIFAGAQKNVGCAGVAVVIVREDLIDHALTECPIVLNYQVQAKNNSLYNTPACFSIYIMSLVLEWIKNNGGVDAMETLNKKKSSMIYDIINSSNHFYTCPVDVACRSRMNVPFRVGKKQGDETLEKEFLDGASKLGMISLKGHRSVGGIRASLYNAVTVEDAQALANYMKEFLKEHQ